DNA from Betaproteobacteria bacterium:
TGGTGATCGCCGGGGACGGGATTGAATCCATCGGCCTGCGCCCGCTGCTGCTGGTGCTCCTTGCGATCGGAGCGTTCGCAGCGTCGGTGGATACCATCGGGCTGGTAGCCGCCACGGTCCTGATGACTGTCATTGGCGCCGCCGCCAGCCCGGAAAGCCGCTGGCGCGAAGTAGTTGTTCTCACCATTGCGCTGCTGGGCTTGTCGGTGGGCGTGTTCGCCTACGGCCTCGGCCTGCCCTTCACGCTATTGCCCTTCTGATGGAACTGCTCGCCGATCTGCAACTCGGTTTTGGCGTCGCCCTGACGCTGCAGAATATTTTGTACTGCTTCATCGGGGTATTGCTCGGCACGCTCATTGGCGTGCTTCCTGGCATCGGCCCGGTCGCGACCATCGCCATGCTCTTGCCGGCAACTTATACGCTGCCGCCGGTCTCGGCCCTGATCATGCTGGCGGGCATCTACTACGCTGCGCAATACGGCGGTTCAACGACCGCCATTCTGGTCAACATTCCCGGCGAATCATCGTCGGTCGTCACCTGTCTCGACGGTTATGCGATGGCGCGACAAGGACGCGCGGGTCCGGCGCTTGCAATCGCCGCGCTGGGTTCGTTTTTCGCGGGCACGGTCAGCACGCTGATGCTGGCCATGTTTGCCCCGCCACTGGCCGAGATTGCATTCC
Protein-coding regions in this window:
- a CDS encoding tripartite tricarboxylate transporter TctB family protein, encoding MNARIRNPRDFFAGTIFLLFGLCAVLVGRDYPMGTALHMGSGYFPFVLGTLLLILGAAICIKSLVIAGDGIESIGLRPLLLVLLAIGAFAASVDTIGLVAATVLMTVIGAAASPESRWREVVVLTIALLGLSVGVFAYGLGLPFTLLPF